One region of Gammaproteobacteria bacterium genomic DNA includes:
- a CDS encoding M61 family peptidase, whose product MSQTTALRYRLELKAPEAHLFQVSCIVSHPDPRGQVFTLPAWIPGSYLIRDFARHVQRVCARDERGELTVTKLDKQSWCAAPARGALTLVYEVYAWELSVRAAHLDASHAFFNGTSVFMQVVGFEHLPCELELVAPGGDRATGWRVATTLPRAEAPPYGFGTYQAENYGELIDHPVEMGRFDLVTFYACGYPHDVAISGRHRADLDRLARDLKLLCEHHIRFFGEPPPVERYLFLVTAVDDGYGGLEHRASSTLLCSRGDLPFPGEAGVSEDYRTFLGLCSHEYFHTWHIKRITPAALQSASLSEEAYTRSLWAFEGITSYYQNLALLRCGLISPESYLELLGRTATRVWRAPGRHLQSLADSSFDAWIKLYQPDENTPNSTVSYYSKGALVALCLDLWIRRETRHARSLDDVMRALWRRYGQSGAGVPEDGFERVAEEVSGVALGDFFQRYVHGTGMPPVEELLAHFGVGFHVRPAEGADDPGGRPLKESGERLARRVALGIRLAENQQEARLATVLSGSAAEAAGLAAGDVLVALDGLRVTAQNLGTSLAAHRPGERVVVHAFRRDVLQEFLVELQAPALDTCYLSLTDPVDGPVRARRSAWLGAV is encoded by the coding sequence ATGTCCCAGACCACAGCCCTGCGTTATCGCCTCGAATTGAAGGCGCCCGAGGCTCATTTATTCCAGGTGAGCTGCATCGTCTCCCACCCCGACCCGCGCGGCCAGGTCTTCACCCTGCCCGCATGGATCCCCGGGAGCTATCTGATCCGCGACTTCGCCAGGCACGTGCAGCGCGTCTGTGCCCGGGACGAGCGGGGGGAACTGACCGTCACCAAGCTGGACAAACAGAGCTGGTGTGCGGCGCCCGCGCGCGGGGCGTTGACCCTGGTGTACGAGGTCTATGCCTGGGAACTCTCCGTGCGCGCCGCCCACCTCGATGCCAGCCACGCATTTTTCAACGGCACCAGCGTGTTCATGCAGGTGGTGGGCTTCGAACACCTGCCCTGTGAGCTGGAGCTGGTGGCGCCCGGCGGCGACAGGGCCACGGGATGGCGGGTGGCTACCACTCTGCCCCGGGCGGAGGCGCCACCCTACGGTTTTGGCACCTACCAGGCGGAGAACTATGGCGAGCTGATCGACCACCCGGTGGAAATGGGGCGCTTCGATTTGGTGACCTTTTACGCCTGCGGTTATCCCCACGATGTAGCCATCAGCGGCCGTCACCGGGCGGACCTGGACCGCCTCGCCCGCGACCTCAAGCTCTTGTGTGAACATCACATCCGCTTTTTCGGTGAACCGCCACCGGTGGAGCGCTATCTGTTTCTGGTGACCGCGGTGGACGACGGTTACGGTGGGCTGGAACACCGCGCCTCCAGCACCTTGCTGTGCAGCCGTGGTGATCTGCCTTTTCCCGGAGAGGCCGGAGTGAGTGAGGATTACCGCACCTTTCTCGGCCTGTGCAGCCATGAGTACTTTCACACCTGGCACATCAAGCGCATCACCCCCGCGGCCTTGCAGTCGGCCTCGTTGAGCGAAGAAGCCTATACCCGCTCCCTGTGGGCCTTCGAAGGTATTACCAGTTACTACCAGAACCTGGCCTTGTTGCGTTGTGGCCTGATTTCTCCCGAGAGCTACCTGGAACTTCTGGGCCGCACGGCCACCCGGGTGTGGCGCGCCCCCGGGCGTCACCTGCAGTCTCTGGCGGACTCCAGTTTCGACGCCTGGATCAAGCTCTACCAGCCGGATGAAAACACCCCCAACAGTACCGTCAGTTATTACAGCAAGGGCGCGCTGGTGGCCTTGTGCCTGGATTTATGGATCCGCCGGGAAACCCGCCACGCCCGTTCGTTGGATGATGTGATGCGGGCGCTGTGGCGGCGATATGGCCAAAGTGGCGCCGGTGTTCCCGAAGACGGCTTCGAGCGGGTGGCGGAGGAGGTCAGCGGCGTGGCCCTGGGAGACTTTTTCCAGCGCTATGTGCACGGCACCGGGATGCCCCCTGTGGAAGAATTATTGGCCCATTTCGGCGTGGGTTTTCACGTGCGTCCCGCCGAAGGGGCCGACGATCCCGGTGGGCGGCCCCTGAAGGAGAGCGGTGAGCGGCTTGCCCGCCGCGTCGCTTTGGGCATCCGCCTGGCGGAAAACCAGCAGGAGGCCCGTCTGGCCACAGTGCTCAGCGGCAGCGCCGCCGAGGCCGCGGGCCTGGCGGCGGGGGATGTGCTGGTTGCGCTGGACGGGCTGCGGGTGACGGCCCAAAATCTGGGCACCAGCCTGGCGGCTCACCGGCCTGGCGAACGCGTGGTGGTGCATGCCTTTCGTCGCGATGTCTTGCAGGAGTTCCTGGTGGAACTGCAGGCACCCGCCCTCGATACCTGCTACCTCAGCCTGACAGATCCGGTGGACGGCCCGGTCCGGGCACGCCGTTCGGCGTGGCTGGGGGCGGTGTGA
- a CDS encoding peroxiredoxin: MSVLVTRQAPDFTAAAVMGDGSIKEDFSLSDLRGKYVVLFFYPLDFTFVCPTEIIAHNNRAVMFRERGVELVGVSIDSQFTHHAWRNTPVDKGGIGPISFPLVADIKHEIARAYGVEHPDGVALRGSFLIDRDGVVQHQVVNNLPLGREVDEMLRLVDALQFVEEHGEVCPAGWHKGESGMKPTADGVADYLAGHAKEL; the protein is encoded by the coding sequence ATGTCCGTATTGGTCACCAGACAAGCCCCGGATTTCACCGCCGCTGCCGTAATGGGCGACGGCAGCATCAAAGAGGACTTCAGCCTCTCCGATCTGCGCGGCAAATACGTGGTGCTGTTCTTCTACCCCCTGGATTTCACCTTCGTCTGTCCCACCGAAATTATCGCCCACAACAACCGCGCCGTGATGTTTCGCGAGCGCGGGGTGGAACTGGTGGGCGTGTCCATAGATTCCCAGTTCACCCATCACGCCTGGCGCAACACGCCGGTGGACAAGGGTGGCATCGGCCCCATCAGTTTTCCCCTGGTGGCAGACATCAAGCATGAAATCGCCCGTGCCTACGGTGTGGAGCATCCCGATGGTGTGGCGCTGCGCGGCTCTTTCCTCATTGACCGCGACGGTGTGGTGCAACACCAGGTGGTGAACAACCTGCCCCTGGGCCGGGAAGTGGACGAAATGCTGCGCCTTGTGGATGCGCTGCAATTCGTGGAAGAGCACGGCGAAGTGTGTCCGGCGGGCTGGCACAAAGGCGAAAGCGGCATGAAGCCCACCGCCGACGGTGTGGCCGACTACCTCGCCGGCCACGCCAAGGAGCTCTGA
- a CDS encoding DNRLRE domain-containing protein codes for MRAKITARMALALSMGALPALSQATVISFQDGVNGYTATQDVELRQDSPSTNFGFNANITIDGDDASGPLDDTNALLMFGDIFGGSPNQIPLGSTINSATLELELHNPGDNVNMLRMLTGWDESTATWDSLGNGIQDTPGEAVFTQLLTGLNGNHEDIISIDVSADVSLWANGADNFGWGFTPTGDDGFDFHASNHWNDGHLKPRLLVDYTAPQSSTVPEPSTILLLGLGLLGIRAGRKRR; via the coding sequence ATGAGAGCAAAAATTACAGCCAGGATGGCGCTTGCCCTTTCGATGGGAGCATTACCCGCCCTAAGTCAAGCAACCGTTATCTCGTTTCAAGACGGGGTAAACGGCTATACCGCCACACAGGATGTGGAGCTGCGACAGGACTCACCCAGCACCAATTTCGGCTTTAACGCCAATATCACGATTGATGGGGATGATGCGTCAGGCCCACTTGATGATACCAACGCCCTCTTGATGTTTGGCGATATATTTGGTGGTAGCCCAAACCAAATACCGTTGGGCTCAACTATTAACAGCGCCACGCTGGAGCTCGAGCTTCATAACCCAGGAGACAACGTCAATATGCTGCGCATGCTGACTGGCTGGGACGAGAGCACTGCAACCTGGGACAGTCTGGGCAACGGTATTCAGGATACTCCAGGTGAGGCGGTATTCACTCAGTTACTGACCGGCCTTAACGGGAACCATGAGGATATCATCAGTATTGATGTTTCTGCCGATGTGTCTTTGTGGGCCAATGGTGCGGACAATTTTGGTTGGGGCTTTACGCCAACGGGTGACGACGGATTTGACTTTCATGCCAGCAATCACTGGAATGACGGCCATCTCAAACCGCGCCTGCTGGTTGATTACACTGCGCCGCAATCCAGCACTGTCCCAGAGCCCAGCACCATCCTGTTATTGGGGCTGGGACTGCTCGGTATTCGGGCTGGCCGCAAACGACGGTAA
- a CDS encoding 4Fe-4S binding protein, with product MAGIVHVATGVLHAMSSQPSFKQIPIVSRPKSTPRLDLLRSMSRTGFVLLLILIPVTGVFRIDVSSGFVVFNHEIWFSDFFIVFGFWLAAACLLIIMYSSLGTVFCGWACPQNTFSTWANRVTARLLGKRALINWGDEDQAAKVSSGKNHWHNWLLLGLRLLAASMLLALLPMLYFLPPDALWAFLSFGEDPRVTGSLYWIYSVFVFITGANIALIRHYVCRYMCIYRMWQHLFRTRETLHIEYDAARQADCEKCSFCVTVCPVDIDPRQTATFDACINCGECITACDNMHKKNGTPGLLSFKFGRRLDALDNDGRFSSPSLLSRVRWVLPVLALALGLLSWGIVQYQPYHLSVYRAEMLHGDHTRDYRINLANKLYAPAEIRVQVEGVPPEHYFLSGDRVEFSTVGRKDLNLRLEGLPKGLHTITVRASGPDGWQGSFRFQHLVEKG from the coding sequence ATGGCCGGGATTGTACACGTTGCAACAGGTGTTCTTCACGCTATGAGCAGTCAACCCTCGTTCAAGCAGATCCCCATCGTCAGCCGGCCCAAGAGCACGCCCAGACTGGATCTTCTGCGCAGCATGAGCCGCACCGGCTTTGTGTTGCTGCTGATTTTGATCCCGGTCACCGGCGTGTTCCGCATCGACGTCTCATCCGGTTTCGTGGTCTTCAACCACGAGATCTGGTTTTCTGACTTTTTCATCGTCTTCGGCTTCTGGCTCGCCGCCGCCTGCCTGCTGATCATCATGTATTCCTCCCTGGGCACGGTTTTTTGCGGCTGGGCCTGCCCCCAGAACACCTTTTCCACCTGGGCCAACCGCGTGACCGCCAGACTGCTGGGCAAGCGCGCCCTGATCAACTGGGGTGACGAAGACCAGGCCGCCAAGGTCTCTTCCGGCAAAAACCACTGGCACAACTGGCTGCTGCTGGGCCTCAGGCTGCTGGCTGCGTCCATGCTGCTGGCCCTGTTGCCCATGCTGTATTTCCTGCCGCCGGACGCCTTGTGGGCGTTCCTGAGCTTCGGCGAGGATCCCCGGGTCACCGGCTCCCTTTATTGGATATATTCCGTTTTTGTCTTTATCACCGGCGCCAATATCGCGCTGATCCGCCATTATGTGTGCCGCTACATGTGCATCTATCGCATGTGGCAACATTTGTTCCGCACCAGGGAAACGCTGCACATAGAATACGACGCCGCCCGCCAGGCGGACTGCGAGAAATGCAGTTTTTGTGTAACGGTGTGCCCGGTGGACATCGACCCGCGCCAAACCGCCACCTTCGATGCCTGCATCAACTGCGGCGAATGCATTACCGCCTGCGACAATATGCACAAGAAAAACGGCACGCCGGGCCTGCTCAGCTTCAAATTCGGCCGCCGCCTTGATGCGCTGGACAATGACGGGCGCTTTTCCTCCCCTTCGCTGCTGAGCCGGGTACGCTGGGTTTTGCCGGTATTGGCGCTGGCACTGGGCCTGCTGAGCTGGGGTATTGTGCAATACCAGCCCTACCACCTGTCCGTTTACCGGGCGGAGATGTTGCACGGCGATCACACCAGGGACTACCGTATCAACCTCGCCAACAAGCTCTACGCCCCGGCCGAAATACGGGTGCAGGTTGAAGGCGTCCCGCCGGAACATTACTTCCTGAGCGGTGACCGGGTTGAGTTCAGCACCGTTGGCCGCAAGGATTTGAACCTTCGTCTGGAAGGCTTACCTAAAGGTCTGCATACCATTACGGTGCGCGCCTCGGGCCCCGACGGCTGGCAGGGAAGCTTTCGTTTCCAGCATCTTGTAGAAAAAGGGTGA